One Streptomyces drozdowiczii DNA segment encodes these proteins:
- the pepN gene encoding aminopeptidase N, translating into MPGENLSRDEARERAELLTVDGYDVELDVRSATGGPGRDDLADGPLTFRSVTTIRFRAARGGASTFADLIAPSVNAVTLDGTALDPAAVFDGARIALADLAEGEHVLVVDAQCAYSRTGEGMHRFVDPEDGEVYLYTQYEPADARRVFANFEQPDLKAPYRFRVTAPAEWTVWSNGAEESREGGVWRFAETEPISTYITAVVAGPYHYVTDSYSRTFEDGTTLEIPLGAMCRKGLAKHFDADDIFLITKQGLDFFHDNFDYPYPFGKYDQAFVPEYNLGAMENPGCVTFREEYIFRGKVTQAAYESRANVILHEMAHMWFGDLVTMQWWDDLWLKESFADFMGVFAMTGATRFEDGWITFANNRKSWAYRADQLPSTHPITADIRDLEDAKLNFDGITYAKGASVLKQLVAYVGRDAFLEGARRYFKKHAYGNTRLGDLLSVLSETSGRDMTAWSRSWLQTAGVNSLTPVATYDAAGRITELAVLQEAAESHPELRPHRVAVGLYSRNPEGELVRYARAEADVSGPRTVIGELAGAERPELILVNDDDLTYCKVRFDEVSLATLRAHLGDITDPLARALCWSALWNLTRDGLMPARDFVSLVLAFAGRETDIGVLQMLHAWTRGALVNYAAPAWREEGGRALAEGALGELRLAEPGSEHQLAWARFFASVAASDSDFQLLAGLLDGSARIDGLDVDQELRWAFLSPLVAHSAADEAAVDAELARDDTASGKRHHVRCLASRPSAEVKARAWADVVESDALSNALVEATIAGFAQSSQRELLAPYTARYFEAIERVWAERSIQIGMAVVKGLFPSLQDDPATLEATDAWLAARADAAPALRRLVLEARDDLARALRAQAADSVA; encoded by the coding sequence ACGATCCGCTTCCGCGCGGCGCGCGGCGGCGCGTCCACCTTCGCGGACCTCATCGCCCCCTCCGTCAACGCGGTGACCCTGGACGGCACCGCGCTGGACCCGGCGGCCGTGTTCGACGGGGCGCGGATCGCGCTGGCGGACCTGGCGGAGGGCGAACACGTCCTGGTGGTCGACGCGCAGTGCGCGTACAGCCGGACCGGCGAGGGCATGCACCGCTTCGTGGACCCGGAGGACGGCGAGGTCTACCTCTACACCCAGTACGAGCCGGCGGACGCCCGTCGCGTCTTCGCCAACTTCGAGCAGCCCGACCTCAAGGCCCCCTACCGCTTCCGGGTGACGGCGCCCGCCGAGTGGACGGTGTGGAGCAACGGCGCGGAGGAGTCCCGCGAGGGCGGGGTGTGGCGGTTCGCGGAGACCGAGCCGATCTCGACGTACATCACGGCGGTCGTCGCCGGTCCGTACCACTACGTCACCGACTCCTACAGCCGGACCTTCGAGGACGGCACGACGCTGGAGATCCCGCTCGGCGCGATGTGCCGCAAGGGGCTCGCCAAGCACTTCGACGCCGACGACATCTTCCTGATCACCAAGCAGGGCCTGGACTTCTTCCACGACAACTTCGACTACCCGTACCCGTTCGGGAAGTACGACCAGGCGTTCGTGCCCGAGTACAACCTCGGCGCGATGGAGAACCCGGGCTGTGTCACGTTCCGCGAGGAGTACATCTTCCGCGGCAAGGTGACGCAGGCGGCGTACGAAAGCCGGGCCAACGTCATCCTGCACGAGATGGCGCACATGTGGTTCGGGGACCTCGTCACCATGCAGTGGTGGGACGACCTGTGGCTGAAGGAGTCCTTCGCGGACTTCATGGGCGTCTTCGCGATGACCGGCGCGACCCGTTTCGAGGACGGCTGGATCACCTTCGCCAACAACCGCAAGTCCTGGGCGTACCGCGCCGACCAGCTGCCCTCCACCCACCCGATCACGGCCGACATCCGTGACCTGGAGGACGCCAAGCTGAACTTCGACGGCATCACGTACGCCAAGGGCGCCTCCGTCCTCAAGCAGCTGGTGGCGTACGTGGGACGGGACGCGTTCCTGGAGGGCGCCCGCCGCTACTTCAAGAAGCACGCGTACGGGAACACCCGGCTCGGGGACCTGCTGTCGGTGCTGTCCGAGACGTCCGGCCGGGACATGACCGCCTGGTCGCGCTCCTGGCTCCAGACCGCGGGCGTCAACTCGCTGACCCCGGTCGCGACGTACGACGCGGCCGGCCGGATCACCGAGCTGGCCGTCCTCCAGGAGGCCGCCGAGTCCCACCCGGAACTGCGGCCGCACCGGGTCGCCGTCGGCCTCTACAGCCGCAACCCCGAGGGCGAGCTGGTGCGTTACGCGCGTGCCGAGGCGGACGTGTCGGGGCCGCGCACCGTGATCGGGGAGCTGGCGGGGGCCGAGCGGCCCGAGCTGATCCTCGTCAACGACGACGACCTGACGTACTGCAAGGTCCGCTTCGACGAGGTGTCGCTCGCCACCCTGCGCGCGCACCTGGGCGACATCACGGACCCGCTGGCCCGCGCGCTGTGCTGGTCCGCGCTGTGGAACCTGACCCGCGACGGGCTGATGCCGGCCCGCGACTTCGTCTCGCTGGTCCTGGCGTTCGCCGGGCGCGAGACGGACATCGGTGTCCTCCAGATGCTGCACGCCTGGACGCGCGGCGCGCTCGTCAACTACGCGGCTCCCGCCTGGCGCGAGGAGGGCGGCCGGGCGCTGGCCGAGGGCGCGCTCGGCGAACTCCGGCTGGCCGAGCCGGGCAGCGAGCACCAGCTCGCCTGGGCCCGGTTCTTCGCGTCGGTCGCCGCGTCGGACTCCGACTTCCAGCTGCTGGCCGGGCTGCTCGACGGGTCCGCCCGGATCGACGGGCTCGACGTCGACCAGGAGCTGCGCTGGGCGTTCCTGTCGCCGCTGGTCGCCCACAGCGCGGCCGACGAGGCGGCGGTCGACGCGGAGCTGGCCCGGGACGACACCGCCTCCGGCAAGCGGCACCACGTACGGTGCCTGGCCTCGCGGCCGTCCGCCGAGGTGAAGGCCCGGGCGTGGGCGGACGTCGTGGAGTCGGACGCGCTGTCCAACGCGCTGGTGGAGGCGACGATCGCGGGCTTCGCGCAGTCGTCCCAGCGGGAGCTGCTGGCGCCGTACACCGCGCGGTACTTCGAGGCGATCGAGCGGGTCTGGGCCGAGCGGTCGATCCAGATCGGGATGGCCGTGGTGAAGGGGCTGTTCCCGTCCCTCCAGGACGACCCGGCGACGCTGGAGGCGACCGACGCGTGGCTGGCGGCCCGGGCGGACGCGGCGCCGGCGCTGCGGCGGCTGGTGCTGGAGGCCCGGGACGACCTGGCCCGCGCGCTGCGGGCGCAGGCCGCGGATTCGGTGGCGTAG